One window of the Caloenas nicobarica isolate bCalNic1 chromosome 20, bCalNic1.hap1, whole genome shotgun sequence genome contains the following:
- the CRIP1 gene encoding cysteine-rich protein 1 produces the protein MPKCPRCQKEVYFAEKVTSLGKDWHRPCLRCEKCNKTLTSGGHAEHDGKPYCNHPCYAALFGPKGFGRGGAESHTFK, from the exons ATGCCCAAGTGCCCCCGCTGCCAGAAGGAGGTCTACTTCG CCGAGAAGGTGACTTCTCTGGGGAAGGACTGGCACCGGCCCTGCTTGAGATGCGAGAAGTGTAACAAGACCCTGACGTCTGGAGGCCATGCAGAG cacGATGGCAAACCGTACTGCAACCACCCCTGCTATGCCGCTTTGTTCGGGCCCAAAG GATTCGGCCGGGGGGGAGCTGAGAGCCACACGTTCAAGTAA